A genomic window from Massilia sp. METH4 includes:
- a CDS encoding DEAD/DEAH box helicase — translation MSFTQLGLSDAIVRAVTEAGYTAPTPIQTQAIPAVLNGGDLLAGAQTGTGKTAGFTLPLLHRLSTNDFGAKLVNNTSPRPIRALILTPTRELAAQVEESVRCYGKYTKLNSAVIFGGVSINPQIKQLKHGVDILVATPGRLLDHMSQGTVNLDRIEILVLDEADRMLDMGFIRDIRKVLAALPAKRQNLLFSATFSDEIKALADGLLDKPATIEVARRNSTVEIIAQKIHPVDRDKKHPMLSHLIRTHKWTQVLVFTRTKHGANKLVEQLSADGIKAMAIHGNKSQSARTRALAEFKDNTLQVLVATDIAARGIDIDQLPHVVNYDLPNVPEDYVHRIGRTGRAGAKGEAVSLVCVDEHDMLKDIEKLIKQTLPREVIPGFEPDPTAKPQPIQLRSGTGHHRNPRSGGGNGGGNGGGRGKPNMSRPGNSAGAASGNRPAQGSARGDASRGGQRPSGNASGRSGGGRGR, via the coding sequence ATGTCATTCACTCAACTCGGTCTGTCCGATGCGATCGTCCGTGCCGTGACCGAAGCCGGCTACACGGCGCCGACGCCCATCCAGACCCAAGCCATCCCCGCCGTGCTGAACGGCGGCGACCTGCTGGCCGGCGCACAGACTGGCACCGGTAAAACGGCCGGCTTCACGCTGCCCCTGCTGCATCGCCTGTCCACCAACGACTTCGGTGCGAAACTCGTCAACAACACCTCGCCGCGCCCGATCCGCGCTCTGATCCTGACGCCCACGCGCGAGCTGGCGGCCCAGGTCGAGGAAAGCGTGCGCTGCTACGGCAAATATACGAAGCTCAACTCGGCCGTGATCTTCGGCGGCGTGTCGATCAACCCGCAGATCAAGCAATTGAAGCATGGCGTGGACATCCTCGTGGCCACGCCGGGCCGCCTGCTCGACCACATGTCGCAAGGTACCGTGAACCTGGACAGGATCGAGATCCTGGTCCTGGACGAAGCGGACCGCATGCTGGACATGGGCTTCATCCGCGATATCCGCAAGGTGCTGGCGGCGCTGCCGGCAAAGCGGCAGAACCTGCTGTTCTCGGCCACGTTCTCGGACGAGATCAAGGCGCTGGCCGACGGCCTGCTGGACAAGCCTGCCACGATCGAGGTGGCGCGCCGCAATTCGACCGTGGAGATCATCGCCCAGAAGATCCACCCGGTGGACCGCGACAAGAAGCACCCGATGCTGTCGCACCTGATCCGCACGCACAAGTGGACGCAGGTGCTGGTCTTCACGCGCACCAAGCACGGCGCCAACAAGCTGGTGGAACAGCTGTCCGCCGATGGCATCAAGGCGATGGCGATCCACGGCAACAAGAGCCAGTCGGCCCGCACCCGCGCGCTGGCCGAGTTCAAGGACAACACGCTGCAGGTGCTGGTGGCAACCGATATCGCCGCGCGCGGCATCGACATCGACCAGTTGCCGCACGTGGTCAACTACGATTTGCCAAACGTGCCGGAAGACTATGTGCACCGGATCGGCCGCACCGGCCGCGCCGGCGCCAAGGGCGAGGCCGTCTCGCTGGTGTGCGTGGACGAGCACGATATGCTGAAGGATATCGAAAAGCTCATCAAGCAGACGCTGCCGCGCGAAGTCATTCCCGGCTTCGAGCCGGACCCGACCGCGAAGCCGCAGCCGATCCAGCTGCGCAGCGGGACGGGCCATCATCGCAACCCGCGCTCCGGTGGCGGCAATGGTGGCGGCAATGGTGGCGGCCGCGGCAAGCCGAATATGTCGCGCCCCGGCAACAGCGCGGGGGCCGCCAGCGGCAACCGCCCGGCCCAGGGCAGCGCCCGCGGCGACGCCTCCCGCGGCGGCCAGCGACCTTCCGGCAACGCCTCGGGCCGTTCCGGCGGCGGCCGGGGTCGCTGA
- a CDS encoding inositol monophosphatase family protein, which produces MLNTAVKAARRAAAVINRASFDLDRVSFAEKNPNDFVTDVDRAAEEAVIEVLQKAYPTHAFLGEESGTTGNVNDESEFVWIIDPLDGTTNFIHGFPQYAVSIALQQRGVITLGVVYDPVRNELFTAEKGAGAFLNEKRIRVRKLDRISGALLGTGYKNGSPKALDEYLKMYGIMAERCHGVRRAGSAALDLAYVACGRLDGYYEKSLQPWDIAAGTLLVTEAGGIAGEFDGESNYMQTGHVIAGSPRVFGQMVGLLAEFA; this is translated from the coding sequence ATGCTCAACACGGCCGTGAAGGCCGCGCGCCGCGCCGCCGCCGTCATCAACCGCGCTTCGTTCGACCTCGACCGCGTCAGCTTCGCCGAGAAGAACCCGAACGATTTCGTCACCGACGTGGACCGCGCCGCCGAGGAAGCCGTCATCGAGGTGCTGCAGAAGGCCTACCCCACCCACGCCTTCCTGGGCGAGGAATCCGGCACCACCGGCAATGTGAACGACGAGAGCGAATTCGTGTGGATCATCGATCCGCTGGACGGCACCACCAACTTCATCCACGGTTTTCCGCAATACGCGGTCTCGATCGCGCTGCAGCAGCGCGGCGTGATCACGCTGGGCGTCGTCTACGACCCCGTGCGCAACGAGCTGTTCACGGCCGAGAAAGGCGCCGGCGCCTTCCTGAACGAGAAGCGCATCCGCGTGCGCAAGCTGGACCGCATCTCCGGCGCACTGCTGGGCACCGGCTACAAGAACGGCAGCCCGAAGGCACTCGATGAATACCTGAAGATGTACGGCATCATGGCCGAGCGTTGTCATGGCGTGCGCCGCGCCGGTTCGGCCGCGCTGGACCTGGCCTACGTGGCATGCGGTCGCCTGGACGGCTATTATGAGAAGAGCCTGCAACCTTGGGATATCGCGGCCGGCACGCTCCTGGTGACCGAGGCGGGCGGCATCGCCGGCGAATTCGATGGCGAATCGAACTACATGCAGACCGGCCACGTGATCGCCGGCAGCCCGCGTGTGTTCGGCCAAATGGTTGGTTTGCTGGCAGAGTTTGCCTAG
- a CDS encoding RNA methyltransferase yields MMPKEITPPLFNRLRVILVETSRPGNIGSVARAMKTMGFSELVLVNPRVEGALQHEEAVAFASGAQDILASARIVTTMAEALDGINHAAAVSARLREFSPPVQTPREVAQHVALAASAATGQDFYPALLFGNERFGLPNEIVERCNVLINIPANPDYSSLNLAQAAQVLLYECRMAALGGTGIAAGSVGFHGDAASQAQIEGMYAHLEQALVAIGFLDADNPRKLMPRLKRLFARAGLETEEVNILRGIARQMMEKARKPGE; encoded by the coding sequence ATGATGCCGAAGGAAATCACACCGCCTCTTTTCAACCGTCTGCGCGTCATCCTTGTCGAGACGAGCCGGCCCGGGAACATCGGTTCCGTCGCCCGTGCGATGAAAACGATGGGTTTCTCGGAGCTCGTGCTCGTCAATCCGCGCGTCGAGGGCGCCCTGCAGCACGAGGAAGCGGTGGCGTTCGCCAGCGGCGCGCAGGACATCCTCGCCAGTGCGCGCATCGTGACCACGATGGCCGAGGCGCTGGACGGCATCAACCACGCCGCCGCCGTGTCGGCGCGCCTGCGCGAATTCTCGCCGCCGGTGCAGACGCCGCGCGAAGTGGCCCAGCACGTCGCGCTTGCGGCAAGCGCCGCCACGGGGCAGGATTTCTATCCTGCCCTGCTTTTCGGTAACGAGCGCTTCGGCCTCCCGAACGAGATCGTGGAGCGCTGCAATGTGCTGATCAACATTCCCGCCAACCCGGACTACTCGTCGCTGAACCTGGCCCAGGCGGCCCAGGTGCTGCTGTATGAATGCCGCATGGCGGCGCTGGGCGGCACGGGCATCGCCGCCGGGTCCGTGGGCTTTCATGGCGACGCAGCCAGCCAGGCGCAGATCGAGGGCATGTATGCGCACCTGGAACAGGCGCTCGTCGCGATCGGCTTCCTCGACGCCGACAATCCCCGCAAGCTGATGCCGCGCCTGAAACGGCTGTTCGCCCGCGCCGGGCTGGAGACGGAAGAGGTGAACATCCTGCGCGGCATCGCGCGGCAGATGATGGAAAAGGCGCGCAAGCCAGGGGAATGA
- a CDS encoding alpha/beta fold hydrolase — translation MVVRILLAIMAIQVAAALAIWYAAARYVPLDLALLLAVLAVVLVRGAINANNFRMARKFSCEVPAEHRLDLAARLCLFCGEFRASMLTSSWFMLRHRPAPYFAPEARALPVLLVHGYGCNGGFWAPLRKLLRRERISHDTVDLEPMTAPLDDYVAQVECAVQRLLAATGAPRVVIVCHSMGGLVARAWLRRHGPMHVARIVTIGTPHHGTGLASLGIGENARQMRQDGEWLAQLAADDAPHRELITSIWSWHDNIVAPQTSCRLPGAKNIAFSGIGHVALGSDPRVLCRILDEILAAGTLTCPETAATMH, via the coding sequence ATGGTAGTGCGCATCCTGCTGGCAATCATGGCAATCCAGGTCGCGGCCGCGCTGGCGATCTGGTACGCGGCCGCCCGCTACGTGCCGCTCGACCTGGCCCTGTTGCTGGCCGTGCTGGCCGTGGTGCTGGTGCGCGGCGCCATCAATGCCAACAACTTCAGGATGGCCCGCAAGTTCAGCTGCGAGGTTCCGGCCGAGCACCGGCTCGACCTGGCGGCGCGCCTGTGCCTGTTCTGTGGCGAATTCCGCGCTTCCATGCTCACCTCATCCTGGTTCATGCTGCGCCACCGGCCCGCGCCGTACTTCGCCCCCGAGGCGCGCGCACTGCCGGTGCTGCTGGTGCATGGCTATGGGTGCAACGGCGGCTTCTGGGCGCCGCTGCGCAAGCTGCTGCGGCGCGAGCGCATCAGCCACGATACCGTCGACCTGGAGCCGATGACGGCGCCGCTGGACGATTACGTGGCGCAGGTCGAGTGCGCCGTGCAGCGGCTGCTCGCCGCCACGGGCGCGCCGCGCGTGGTGATCGTCTGCCACAGCATGGGCGGCCTGGTCGCGCGCGCCTGGCTGCGCCGCCATGGCCCCATGCACGTGGCGCGCATCGTCACTATCGGCACCCCGCATCACGGTACCGGCCTGGCCTCGCTCGGCATCGGCGAGAATGCGCGGCAGATGCGGCAGGATGGGGAGTGGCTGGCGCAACTGGCCGCGGACGATGCGCCGCATCGTGAACTGATCACTTCCATCTGGTCATGGCATGACAATATCGTGGCCCCGCAGACGTCGTGCCGGTTGCCCGGCGCGAAGAACATCGCCTTCTCCGGCATCGGCCACGTGGCGCTGGGCAGCGATCCCCGCGTGCTGTGCCGCATCCTCGACGAAATACTCGCCGCCGGCACTTTGACGTGCCCGGAAACCGCCGCTACAATGCATTGA
- a CDS encoding EAL domain-containing protein has product MSARILIIEDNPTNMELMVYLLRAFGYTPLTASDGEEGVAAARREQPDLIICDVHLPKLDGYGVVTALKAEPSTQRIPALAVTALAMVGDRERLLAAGFDGYIGKPIEPDSFVTQIESFLPGEMSPQKNNDIATILIVDDHVLNRQFLMTLLGFSGHRLMEAASGIEALKLMERERPDLIISDILMPNMDGYEFVARVRENPESANVPIIFYTATYREREAVAVAQSVGVRWVLPKPSDPDVILATVQEALGVPVGTAAVTEFAAELPAGLPDPALEDTKLGGIGHKMAEYLDEVESSSQVISELARHETPDGEAERLRSMTQRLSNSLSSLQAVSLRLTALIELGIDLSAEREPQALVDIGCRVAQNICVAKYACIGVLSSEGDRLAWFSHCGNAEPARVLSGDPGPGVLKRIMEERKPMRERHLPGHPSHLGLPEEHPPVHSFLGVPIASSTGVYGWLYLADKLGDEGFNEVDERIAVTVAAQIAVSYENLRLYEEVRRSHAQLQQDMDARNRLTEDLRRFRLAMDATADAIFLVDRANMCFIDVNVTACRMLGFAREDFLQVGQGETGSAPMQLVDLYDKLLAGDQGGAMAELMLHRRDGSLLSVEVQRRTLRSEQNWILVAVARDITERKEAERRLLKLAHFDTLTNLPNRSQLYESLTHSLKQAAEHRWALAVLFLDMDRFKNINDTLGHTIGDELLKQFSSRLVDCLRVRDTIGRFGGDEFCAILMLPEGMQQALPVVEKIREAMRKPFDLKGHEVTVTASIGIAVYPDDGHDADTLIKYADTAMYRAKEAGRDAFRFFTAEMNAQSLARLDLENALRRAIDKGEFVLHFQPKIDIGTGRISGAEALIRWNRPGHGMVSPGLFVPLLEETGLIVRVGTWVIHEACRHIAHWQASGAGAVQISVNVSGIQFFVGGLQDEVLRALREHDIPPELLELELTESSLMSNAEETITMLQDLKELGIKISIDDFGTGYSSLAYLKRFPIDKLKIDIAFVREVTSNPDDAAIVLAIINMAHSMKLKVIAEGVEKDAQLAYLRRHDCDEMQGYYFSRPVPAADFEAMLREKRYLPAPADETRDDGKPTLLIVDDDAFMLDVLSDFLAQDGYRILTAQTAAEGFDILARHNVQVILCDQCMPSMSGTEFMERVKNLAPDTFRIMLSAYADLTPIMAAINQGAIDRFYTKPWKGAVLRENIREGFRLYSQGRRAQAA; this is encoded by the coding sequence GTGTCTGCACGCATCCTCATCATCGAAGACAATCCCACCAACATGGAGCTGATGGTGTATCTGCTGCGCGCCTTCGGCTACACCCCGCTGACGGCGAGCGATGGCGAAGAAGGCGTGGCCGCGGCCCGTCGCGAGCAGCCGGACCTGATCATCTGCGATGTACACCTGCCGAAGCTGGACGGCTACGGCGTCGTCACCGCGCTGAAGGCCGAGCCCAGTACGCAGCGCATCCCGGCGCTGGCCGTGACGGCGCTGGCCATGGTGGGCGACCGCGAGCGCCTCCTGGCCGCGGGCTTCGACGGCTATATCGGCAAGCCGATCGAGCCGGACAGCTTCGTCACGCAAATCGAGTCTTTTTTACCAGGGGAGATGTCGCCCCAGAAGAATAACGACATCGCCACGATACTGATCGTCGACGATCACGTGTTGAACCGGCAGTTCCTGATGACGCTGCTGGGCTTTTCCGGCCATCGCCTGATGGAAGCGGCCAGCGGCATCGAGGCTTTGAAGCTGATGGAGCGCGAGCGGCCGGACCTGATCATCTCCGACATTCTCATGCCCAACATGGATGGCTACGAATTCGTGGCCCGCGTGCGCGAGAATCCGGAATCGGCCAATGTGCCGATCATCTTTTACACCGCCACCTACCGCGAGCGCGAGGCGGTCGCCGTGGCCCAGTCCGTGGGCGTGCGCTGGGTGCTCCCCAAGCCTTCCGACCCCGATGTGATCCTGGCCACCGTGCAGGAAGCGCTGGGCGTGCCGGTCGGCACGGCCGCCGTGACGGAATTCGCCGCGGAGCTTCCCGCCGGGCTTCCCGATCCAGCGCTGGAGGACACGAAGCTGGGCGGCATCGGCCACAAGATGGCCGAATACCTGGACGAGGTGGAATCGTCCAGCCAGGTCATTTCCGAGCTGGCCCGGCACGAGACGCCGGACGGCGAGGCCGAGCGGCTGCGTTCGATGACGCAGCGGCTGTCCAACAGCCTGTCCAGCCTGCAGGCCGTGAGCCTGCGGCTGACCGCGCTGATCGAATTGGGCATCGACCTGTCCGCCGAGCGCGAGCCGCAGGCGCTGGTCGACATCGGCTGCCGCGTCGCGCAGAACATCTGCGTGGCGAAATACGCGTGCATCGGCGTGTTGAGCAGCGAGGGCGACCGGCTCGCCTGGTTCAGCCATTGCGGCAATGCCGAACCGGCGCGCGTGCTGAGCGGCGATCCTGGTCCCGGGGTGCTCAAGCGCATCATGGAAGAGCGCAAGCCGATGCGCGAACGACACTTGCCCGGCCATCCGAGCCACCTTGGCCTGCCGGAAGAACACCCGCCCGTGCATTCCTTCCTGGGCGTGCCGATTGCCTCGAGCACCGGCGTGTACGGCTGGCTCTACCTGGCGGACAAGCTGGGCGACGAAGGCTTCAACGAAGTCGACGAGCGCATCGCCGTCACGGTCGCCGCGCAGATCGCCGTTTCCTACGAGAACCTGCGGCTGTACGAGGAAGTGCGCCGCAGCCACGCGCAACTGCAGCAGGACATGGATGCGCGCAACCGCCTGACCGAGGACCTGCGCCGCTTCCGCCTGGCCATGGATGCGACGGCGGACGCGATCTTCCTCGTGGACCGCGCCAATATGTGCTTCATCGACGTCAACGTGACGGCCTGCCGCATGCTCGGCTTCGCGCGCGAGGATTTCCTGCAGGTGGGCCAGGGCGAGACCGGCAGCGCGCCGATGCAGCTGGTCGACCTGTACGACAAGCTGCTGGCGGGCGACCAGGGCGGCGCCATGGCCGAGCTGATGCTGCACCGGCGCGACGGCTCCTTGCTCTCCGTCGAGGTGCAGCGCCGCACGCTGCGCTCGGAACAGAACTGGATCCTGGTGGCGGTGGCGCGCGACATCACCGAACGCAAGGAAGCGGAGCGCCGGCTGCTGAAGCTGGCGCACTTCGACACGCTGACGAACCTGCCGAACCGCAGCCAGCTGTATGAATCGCTGACCCACTCGCTGAAGCAGGCCGCCGAGCACCGCTGGGCGCTGGCCGTGCTGTTCCTCGACATGGACCGCTTCAAGAACATCAACGACACGCTGGGCCACACGATCGGCGACGAACTGCTCAAGCAGTTCTCCAGCCGCCTGGTCGATTGCCTGCGCGTGCGCGACACGATCGGCCGCTTCGGGGGCGACGAGTTCTGCGCGATCCTGATGCTGCCCGAAGGCATGCAGCAGGCGCTTCCCGTGGTGGAAAAGATCCGCGAGGCGATGCGTAAGCCGTTCGACCTGAAGGGCCACGAGGTGACGGTGACCGCTTCGATCGGTATCGCCGTCTATCCGGACGACGGGCACGACGCCGACACCCTGATCAAGTATGCCGACACGGCGATGTACCGCGCCAAGGAAGCGGGGCGCGACGCGTTCCGCTTCTTCACGGCCGAGATGAACGCCCAGTCGCTGGCGCGGCTGGACCTGGAAAACGCGCTGCGGCGCGCCATCGACAAGGGCGAGTTCGTGCTGCACTTCCAGCCCAAGATCGATATCGGCACGGGCCGCATCAGCGGCGCCGAGGCACTGATCCGCTGGAATCGCCCCGGCCATGGCATGGTCTCGCCCGGCCTGTTCGTGCCCTTGCTGGAGGAAACCGGGCTGATCGTGCGGGTGGGCACGTGGGTGATCCACGAGGCGTGCCGGCACATCGCGCACTGGCAGGCTTCCGGCGCGGGCGCGGTCCAGATTTCGGTCAACGTGTCGGGCATCCAGTTCTTCGTGGGCGGCTTGCAGGACGAGGTGCTGCGCGCGCTGCGCGAACACGATATTCCGCCCGAGCTCCTGGAACTGGAGCTCACGGAAAGCTCGCTGATGAGCAATGCCGAGGAAACCATCACGATGCTGCAGGACCTGAAGGAACTGGGCATCAAGATCTCGATCGACGACTTCGGCACCGGTTACTCGTCGCTGGCTTACCTGAAGCGCTTCCCGATCGACAAGCTGAAGATCGACATCGCCTTCGTGCGCGAGGTGACATCGAATCCGGACGATGCCGCGATCGTGCTGGCCATCATCAACATGGCGCACAGCATGAAGCTGAAGGTGATCGCGGAAGGCGTGGAAAAGGATGCGCAGCTGGCCTACCTGCGCCGCCACGACTGCGACGAGATGCAGGGCTACTATTTTTCGCGGCCGGTGCCGGCGGCCGACTTCGAGGCCATGCTGCGCGAGAAGCGCTACCTGCCGGCACCGGCCGACGAAACGCGCGACGACGGCAAGCCGACCTTGCTCATCGTCGACGACGACGCGTTCATGCTCGACGTGCTGTCCGACTTCCTGGCGCAGGACGGCTACCGCATCCTCACGGCGCAGACGGCGGCCGAAGGCTTCGACATCCTCGCGCGCCACAACGTGCAGGTGATCCTGTGCGACCAGTGCATGCCGTCGATGAGCGGAACGGAGTTCATGGAACGGGTGAAGAACCTGGCTCCGGACACGTTCCGCATCATGCTGTCGGCCTATGCGGACCTGACGCCGATCATGGCCGCGATCAACCAGGGCGCGATCGACCGCTTCTACACGAAGCCGTGGAAGGGGGCGGTGCTGCGCGAGAACATCCGCGAGGGCTTTCGCCTGTATTCGCAAGGCAGGAGGGCCCAGGCGGCATAG
- a CDS encoding TetR/AcrR family transcriptional regulator, which yields MLQKAPRRTRERIQELSLRLFNEFGEPNITTTVIAEELNISPGNLYYHFRNKDDIVNSIFVEFEQEIERILHVPAGRRSNIEDVWQYLHLMFELIWRYRFFYRDLNDLLSRNRKLELHFKQILAHKIKVAKQLCEDLRSEGALEANDLKIDAMATNMVVVATYWLSYEYVRNPRKYTEQQSMADALARGCYQVLIQVEPYLRGETLARFQKLSDDYLKKLNK from the coding sequence ATGTTACAGAAAGCTCCCAGAAGAACACGCGAACGCATCCAGGAATTGTCGCTGCGCCTGTTCAATGAATTCGGTGAACCGAACATCACCACCACGGTGATCGCCGAAGAGCTGAACATCTCGCCGGGGAACCTGTACTACCACTTCCGCAACAAGGATGACATCGTGAACTCGATCTTCGTCGAGTTCGAGCAGGAGATCGAGCGCATCCTGCACGTGCCGGCCGGCCGGCGCTCGAACATCGAGGACGTGTGGCAGTACCTGCACCTGATGTTCGAGCTGATCTGGCGCTACCGCTTCTTCTATCGCGACCTGAACGACCTGCTGTCGCGCAACCGCAAGCTGGAACTGCACTTCAAGCAGATCCTGGCGCACAAGATCAAGGTGGCCAAGCAGCTGTGCGAGGACTTGCGCAGCGAAGGCGCGCTGGAAGCGAACGACCTGAAGATCGATGCCATGGCCACCAATATGGTGGTGGTGGCCACGTACTGGCTGTCGTACGAATACGTGCGCAATCCCCGCAAGTACACCGAGCAGCAGTCGATGGCCGACGCGCTGGCACGCGGCTGTTACCAGGTGCTCATCCAGGTGGAACCCTACCTGCGCGGCGAAACGCTGGCGCGCTTCCAGAAACTGTCCGACGACTATCTCAAGAAACTGAACAAGTGA
- a CDS encoding TIGR00730 family Rossman fold protein yields MKSICVYCGANAGARPLYAERARALAAALVDANLSLVYGGGNVGLMGVIADEVLRLGGEVTGVIPTALVEREVGHTGLTRQFIVKDMHERKAMMAQLSDGFIAMPGGLGTLEELFEMLTWAQLGIHDKPVALYNVDGFYDRLVDFIGHAREEGFIHPRNAERMLVEESPAALVALLKGRRGA; encoded by the coding sequence GTGAAATCCATCTGTGTGTACTGTGGCGCCAATGCGGGCGCCAGGCCGCTGTATGCGGAGCGCGCGCGTGCCTTGGCGGCCGCGCTGGTCGATGCGAACCTGTCGCTCGTCTACGGCGGCGGCAACGTGGGGCTGATGGGCGTGATCGCCGACGAAGTGCTGCGCCTGGGTGGCGAGGTCACGGGCGTGATCCCCACCGCCCTGGTCGAGCGCGAAGTGGGCCACACGGGCCTGACGCGGCAATTCATCGTCAAGGACATGCATGAGCGCAAGGCCATGATGGCGCAGCTGTCCGACGGCTTCATCGCCATGCCCGGCGGCCTCGGCACGCTGGAAGAGCTGTTCGAGATGCTGACGTGGGCCCAACTGGGCATCCACGACAAGCCCGTCGCGCTGTACAACGTGGATGGCTTCTACGACCGGCTGGTCGATTTCATCGGCCATGCGCGCGAGGAGGGCTTCATCCATCCACGCAATGCCGAGCGCATGCTGGTCGAGGAATCGCCGGCGGCGCTGGTGGCGCTGCTGAAGGGGCGGCGGGGCGCATGA
- a CDS encoding VOC family protein — MNKQIFVNLPVNDLDKSKRFFEALGYTFNAQFTNDDAACLVIAEGSIHAMLLTRAYFKTFIDRPVAQAKEATGVLICLSCETREEVDGIVAKAIAAGGRTPRPPQDHGFMYAHAFEDLDGHIWEFVWMAPQE; from the coding sequence ATGAACAAGCAAATATTCGTCAACCTGCCCGTCAACGACCTCGACAAGTCCAAGCGCTTCTTCGAAGCGCTTGGCTATACGTTCAATGCTCAGTTCACCAACGACGATGCCGCCTGCCTGGTCATCGCCGAGGGCAGCATCCACGCGATGCTGCTCACCCGTGCCTACTTCAAGACGTTCATCGACCGGCCCGTCGCCCAGGCGAAGGAGGCTACCGGAGTACTCATCTGCCTCAGTTGCGAGACCCGCGAGGAAGTCGACGGCATCGTGGCAAAGGCGATCGCGGCAGGCGGCCGCACGCCGCGCCCGCCGCAGGACCACGGCTTCATGTACGCTCATGCCTTCGAGGACCTGGACGGCCATATCTGGGAATTCGTGTGGATGGCGCCTCAGGAATGA
- a CDS encoding MarR family winged helix-turn-helix transcriptional regulator — translation MDIKPETPWDSTPDISARIVTAIGRIASVLRSGMWEVSTEEGLNPAQAEILQLLQDRTRGVRLGWLAKQLSISAASASDSVAALVAKGLVRKAKAEDDGRATALHLTPQGQQVAARLGHALSFADTAAARLPSAQQVQLLTGLFKLIAELQKTDRFPELRACLSCRHFEVNKYPGQPTPHHCALVNAPLPISFLRIDCAEHEPTDLATQRRNWEIFG, via the coding sequence ATGGACATCAAACCTGAAACCCCGTGGGACAGCACGCCGGACATCTCGGCGCGCATCGTCACCGCCATCGGCCGCATCGCGAGCGTGTTGCGGTCGGGGATGTGGGAGGTGTCCACGGAGGAGGGCTTGAATCCCGCGCAGGCCGAGATCCTGCAACTGCTGCAGGACCGTACCCGTGGCGTGCGGCTCGGGTGGCTGGCGAAGCAGCTGTCGATTTCGGCCGCCAGCGCCAGCGATTCGGTCGCCGCGCTCGTTGCGAAAGGGCTCGTGCGCAAGGCGAAGGCGGAGGATGACGGCCGCGCCACGGCGCTGCACCTGACGCCGCAAGGGCAGCAGGTTGCGGCCCGGCTCGGGCACGCCCTGTCGTTCGCCGACACGGCGGCGGCGCGGCTGCCTTCGGCCCAGCAGGTGCAGTTGCTGACCGGGTTGTTCAAGCTGATCGCCGAGCTGCAGAAGACCGACCGGTTTCCCGAGTTGCGTGCCTGCCTGTCGTGCCGGCACTTCGAAGTCAACAAGTATCCGGGCCAGCCGACGCCGCACCACTGCGCGCTGGTCAATGCGCCGCTGCCGATCTCGTTCCTGCGCATCGACTGCGCCGAGCATGAGCCGACCGATCTGGCGACGCAGCGGCGCAATTGGGAGATCTTCGGCTGA
- a CDS encoding peroxidase-related enzyme (This protein belongs to a clade of uncharacterized proteins related to peroxidases such as the alkylhydroperoxidase AhpD.): MSRIELVNVCQATGEAGPLLQQIHGAFGVVPNMFRAVANSPAALRSMWGSFGALGAGTLGAKLGEQIAVAIADRNDCSYCLAAHTALGRKAGATAQEMAAAQAGESDDPKTAAALQFALAVVENRAHVDDAAVANLRAAGFDDGEIVEIMAHVALNLFTNYVNVAFDVPVDFPGVKLRAK, encoded by the coding sequence ATGTCCCGTATCGAACTCGTGAATGTCTGCCAGGCTACCGGTGAAGCAGGCCCGCTGCTGCAACAGATCCATGGCGCCTTCGGCGTGGTGCCCAATATGTTCCGCGCGGTGGCCAATTCGCCGGCCGCCCTGCGCAGCATGTGGGGCTCGTTCGGCGCGCTGGGCGCCGGCACCCTCGGTGCCAAGCTGGGAGAGCAGATCGCCGTGGCCATCGCGGACCGCAACGATTGCTCGTACTGCCTGGCGGCCCACACGGCGCTTGGCCGCAAGGCCGGCGCCACCGCGCAGGAAATGGCGGCCGCCCAGGCGGGCGAGTCGGATGATCCGAAAACCGCGGCGGCCCTGCAGTTCGCGCTGGCCGTGGTGGAGAACCGTGCGCACGTGGACGATGCGGCGGTGGCGAACCTGCGCGCCGCGGGCTTCGATGACGGCGAGATCGTCGAGATCATGGCGCATGTGGCGCTGAACCTGTTCACCAATTACGTGAACGTGGCGTTCGATGTGCCGGTCGATTTTCCCGGCGTGAAACTGCGGGCGAAGTGA